AATAATAATAAAACCTGCTATGACAACAAGATACCGTTATATATACAATTGAAATTACTCTAGAAGAGAATGGTGTTGACTATTATGCTGTTGATCACTATGGCCCTGGTTCATTCCAATTAATACCAATCAGCTCATTATTAATTGAGCGTACCGGTAATAGCTGCCTTGCTTTTCTGCCTGACCGCGGGTCGGGTCTGCTCTCGATTTCACCCATTTCAA
The genomic region above belongs to Nitrospirota bacterium and contains:
- a CDS encoding MarR family transcriptional regulator; the encoded protein is LKMVVCNPGISIYDLARRTDRNYSRVFKDVQLLVEMGEIESRPDPRSGRKARQLLPVRSINNELIGINWNEPGP